From a single Nymphaea colorata isolate Beijing-Zhang1983 chromosome 4, ASM883128v2, whole genome shotgun sequence genomic region:
- the LOC116253613 gene encoding carotene epsilon-monooxygenase, chloroplastic isoform X8, whose amino-acid sequence MKMATLAFPPLSASTSPLPTFDSFSGCKSKRNHFNLCSVIVRRRRASTPTYISVKAQADDGNKKQNNMSANGRSASWVSPDWLTSLSRLVKSVGGPDDSGIPLANAKLEDVSDLLGGALFLPLFKWMNEYGPIYRLAAGPRNFVVVSDPAIAKHVLKNYGRYAKGLVSEVSEFLFGSGFAIAEGEAWTVRRRAVVPSLHRKYLSTIVDQVFCKCAERLVDKLKSEASIGSAVNMEQKFSQLTLDVIGLSLFNYNFDSLTSDSPVINAVYTALKEAESRSTDILPYWKIGILCKIIPRQIKAAKAVATIRKTVDELIAKCKEIVEAEGEKIDGEEYVNESDPSILRFLLASREEVSSLQLRDDLLSMLVAGHETTGSVLTWTLYLLCKNPFCLVKAREEVDKVLQGRLPSYEDTKELKYIARCLNESMRLYPHPPVLLRRAQVPDELPGNYKVNAGQDIMISIYNIHHSAKVWERAEEFIPERFDLDGPIPNETNTDFRFIPFSGGPRKCIGDQFALLQAIVALAVLLQHMDFKLVPNQEIGMTTGATIHTTNGMYMTVAQRSPKTVLAASASCTRLTNFKMFATEANTTPQENLHFR is encoded by the exons ATGAAAATGGCGACTCTCGCCTTCCCGCCACTCTCTGCGTCGACTTCTCCTCTTCCGACCTTCGACTCCTTCTCAGGATGCAAGTCGAAGAGAAACCACTTCAATCTTTGCAGCGTCATCGTCCGGCGGAGGAGAGCATCTACACCGACCTACATCAGCGTGAAGGCCCAGGCGGACGATGGGAATAAGAAACAGAACAACATGAGCGCGAATGGTCGCAGCGCCTCGTGGGTGAGTCCCGACTGGCTGACGTCTCTCTCCCGCCTCGTTAAGAGCGTGGGCGGCCCCGATGATTCGGGCATTCCGTTGGCCAACGCCAAGCTCGAAGACGTCTCCGACCTCCTCGGCGGCGCACTCTTCCTCCCGCTCTTCAAGTGGATGAACGAGTACGGGCCCATTTACAGGCTTGCCGCAGGCCCCAGAAATTTCGTCGTCGTCAGCGACCCCGCGATCGCAAAGCACGTCCTCAAGAACTATGGCAGGTACGCGAAGGGCCTCGTGTCAGAGGTGTCGGAGTTCTTGTTCGGCTCCGGGTTCGCCATTGCCGAGGGAGAGGCATGGACG GTTAGGCGCCGGGCTGTAGTGCCATCTCTTCACAGAAAATATTTATCCACGATTGTTGATCAGGTGTTCTGCAAATGTGCTGAAAGATTGGTAGACAAGCTCAAATCAGAAGCTTCAATAGGCTCTGCGGTTAACATGGAGCAAAAATTTTCTCAATTGACCCTCGATGTCATAGGTTTATCATTGTTCAACTACAACTTTGATTCTCTTACTTCAGATAGTCCTGTTATTAATGCTGTTTATACTGCACTAAAAGAAGCGGAGTCTCGCTCAACTGATATTTTGCCTTACTGGAAG ATTGGAATATTATGTAAAATCATTCCACGACAAATTAAGGCAGCAAAAGCCGTTGCAACTATCAGAAAGACAGTTGACGAACTTATTGCAAAGTGTAAGGAGATAGTTGAGGCTGAAGGTGAAAAGATTGATGGTGAAGAGTATGTGAATGAGTCAGACCCAAGCATTCTACGTTTTCTATTGGCAAGTCGAGAAGAG GTTTCTAGTTTGCAACTGAGAGATGACCTACTGTCAATGTTGGTTGCTGGGCATGAGACAACTGGTTCTGTCTTGACATGGACTCTATATTTACTGTGCAAG AATCCGTTCTGTTTGGTCAAAGCACGGGAAGAGGTTGACAAAGTTCTACAGGGAAGACTGCCTAGCTATGAAGACACAAAAGAGTTGAAGTACATAGCTCGCTGTCTGAACGAGTCTATGCGTCTGTATCCACATCCACCT GTTCTACTCCGACGAGCACAAGTACCTGATGAACTTCCAGGCAATTACAAGGTGAATGCTGGACAAGACATAATGATATCGATATATAATATTCACCACTCAGCCAAG GTCTGGGAAAGAGCAGAAGAATTTATACCTGAAAGATTTGACTTGGATGGTCCAATCCCAAATGAAACAAACACCGACTTCAG GTTTATTCCCTTCAGTGGTGGACCACGAAAATGTATTGGGGATCAGTTTGCACTGCTACAAGCAATTGTGGCCCTTGCAGTTTTGCTTCAGCATATGGATTTCAAGCTTGTTCCGAATCAAGAAATTGGCATGACTACTGGAGCTACCATACATACAACAAAT GGAATGTACATGACCGTGGCACAGCGGAGTCCAAAAACCGTGCTTGCTGCATCTGCTAG TTGTACTCgtttgacaaattttaaaatgtttgcaACAGAAGCTAATACAACACCTCAG
- the LOC116253613 gene encoding carotene epsilon-monooxygenase, chloroplastic isoform X7: MKMATLAFPPLSASTSPLPTFDSFSGCKSKRNHFNLCSVIVRRRRASTPTYISVKAQADDGNKKQNNMSANGRSASWVSPDWLTSLSRLVKSVGGPDDSGIPLANAKLEDVSDLLGGALFLPLFKWMNEYGPIYRLAAGPRNFVVVSDPAIAKHVLKNYGRYAKGLVSEVSEFLFGSGFAIAEGEAWTVRRRAVVPSLHRKYLSTIVDQVFCKCAERLVDKLKSEASIGSAVNMEQKFSQLTLDVIGLSLFNYNFDSLTSDSPVINAVYTALKEAESRSTDILPYWKIGILCKIIPRQIKAAKAVATIRKTVDELIAKCKEIVEAEGEKIDGEEYVNESDPSILRFLLASREEVSSLQLRDDLLSMLVAGHETTGSVLTWTLYLLCKNPFCLVKAREEVDKVLQGRLPSYEDTKELKYIARCLNESMRLYPHPPVLLRRAQVPDELPGNYKVNAGQDIMISIYNIHHSAKVWERAEEFIPERFDLDGPIPNETNTDFRFIPFSGGPRKCIGDQFALLQAIVALAVLLQHMDFKLVPNQEIGMTTGATIHTTNGMYMTVAQRSPKTVLAASARKIFISGDRRKRERLSWKKAHGKLHLSLQGTSWVE; the protein is encoded by the exons ATGAAAATGGCGACTCTCGCCTTCCCGCCACTCTCTGCGTCGACTTCTCCTCTTCCGACCTTCGACTCCTTCTCAGGATGCAAGTCGAAGAGAAACCACTTCAATCTTTGCAGCGTCATCGTCCGGCGGAGGAGAGCATCTACACCGACCTACATCAGCGTGAAGGCCCAGGCGGACGATGGGAATAAGAAACAGAACAACATGAGCGCGAATGGTCGCAGCGCCTCGTGGGTGAGTCCCGACTGGCTGACGTCTCTCTCCCGCCTCGTTAAGAGCGTGGGCGGCCCCGATGATTCGGGCATTCCGTTGGCCAACGCCAAGCTCGAAGACGTCTCCGACCTCCTCGGCGGCGCACTCTTCCTCCCGCTCTTCAAGTGGATGAACGAGTACGGGCCCATTTACAGGCTTGCCGCAGGCCCCAGAAATTTCGTCGTCGTCAGCGACCCCGCGATCGCAAAGCACGTCCTCAAGAACTATGGCAGGTACGCGAAGGGCCTCGTGTCAGAGGTGTCGGAGTTCTTGTTCGGCTCCGGGTTCGCCATTGCCGAGGGAGAGGCATGGACG GTTAGGCGCCGGGCTGTAGTGCCATCTCTTCACAGAAAATATTTATCCACGATTGTTGATCAGGTGTTCTGCAAATGTGCTGAAAGATTGGTAGACAAGCTCAAATCAGAAGCTTCAATAGGCTCTGCGGTTAACATGGAGCAAAAATTTTCTCAATTGACCCTCGATGTCATAGGTTTATCATTGTTCAACTACAACTTTGATTCTCTTACTTCAGATAGTCCTGTTATTAATGCTGTTTATACTGCACTAAAAGAAGCGGAGTCTCGCTCAACTGATATTTTGCCTTACTGGAAG ATTGGAATATTATGTAAAATCATTCCACGACAAATTAAGGCAGCAAAAGCCGTTGCAACTATCAGAAAGACAGTTGACGAACTTATTGCAAAGTGTAAGGAGATAGTTGAGGCTGAAGGTGAAAAGATTGATGGTGAAGAGTATGTGAATGAGTCAGACCCAAGCATTCTACGTTTTCTATTGGCAAGTCGAGAAGAG GTTTCTAGTTTGCAACTGAGAGATGACCTACTGTCAATGTTGGTTGCTGGGCATGAGACAACTGGTTCTGTCTTGACATGGACTCTATATTTACTGTGCAAG AATCCGTTCTGTTTGGTCAAAGCACGGGAAGAGGTTGACAAAGTTCTACAGGGAAGACTGCCTAGCTATGAAGACACAAAAGAGTTGAAGTACATAGCTCGCTGTCTGAACGAGTCTATGCGTCTGTATCCACATCCACCT GTTCTACTCCGACGAGCACAAGTACCTGATGAACTTCCAGGCAATTACAAGGTGAATGCTGGACAAGACATAATGATATCGATATATAATATTCACCACTCAGCCAAG GTCTGGGAAAGAGCAGAAGAATTTATACCTGAAAGATTTGACTTGGATGGTCCAATCCCAAATGAAACAAACACCGACTTCAG GTTTATTCCCTTCAGTGGTGGACCACGAAAATGTATTGGGGATCAGTTTGCACTGCTACAAGCAATTGTGGCCCTTGCAGTTTTGCTTCAGCATATGGATTTCAAGCTTGTTCCGAATCAAGAAATTGGCATGACTACTGGAGCTACCATACATACAACAAAT
- the LOC116253613 gene encoding carotene epsilon-monooxygenase, chloroplastic isoform X11 codes for MKMATLAFPPLSASTSPLPTFDSFSGCKSKRNHFNLCSVIVRRRRASTPTYISVKAQADDGNKKQNNMSANGRSASWVSPDWLTSLSRLVKSVGGPDDSGIPLANAKLEDVSDLLGGALFLPLFKWMNEYGPIYRLAAGPRNFVVVSDPAIAKHVLKNYGRYAKGLVSEVSEFLFGSGFAIAEGEAWTVRRRAVVPSLHRKYLSTIVDQVFCKCAERLVDKLKSEASIGSAVNMEQKFSQLTLDVIGLSLFNYNFDSLTSDSPVINAVYTALKEAESRSTDILPYWKIGILCKIIPRQIKAAKAVATIRKTVDELIAKCKEIVEAEGEKIDGEEYVNESDPSILRFLLASREEVSSLQLRDDLLSMLVAGHETTGSVLTWTLYLLCKNPFCLVKAREEVDKVLQGRLPSYEDTKELKYIARCLNESMRLYPHPPVLLRRAQVPDELPGNYKVNAGQDIMISIYNIHHSAKVWERAEEFIPERFDLDGPIPNETNTDFRFIPFSGGPRKCIGDQFALLQAIVALAVLLQHMDFKLVPNQEIGMTTGATIHTTNGMYMTVAQRSPKTVLAASASSNYSPF; via the exons ATGAAAATGGCGACTCTCGCCTTCCCGCCACTCTCTGCGTCGACTTCTCCTCTTCCGACCTTCGACTCCTTCTCAGGATGCAAGTCGAAGAGAAACCACTTCAATCTTTGCAGCGTCATCGTCCGGCGGAGGAGAGCATCTACACCGACCTACATCAGCGTGAAGGCCCAGGCGGACGATGGGAATAAGAAACAGAACAACATGAGCGCGAATGGTCGCAGCGCCTCGTGGGTGAGTCCCGACTGGCTGACGTCTCTCTCCCGCCTCGTTAAGAGCGTGGGCGGCCCCGATGATTCGGGCATTCCGTTGGCCAACGCCAAGCTCGAAGACGTCTCCGACCTCCTCGGCGGCGCACTCTTCCTCCCGCTCTTCAAGTGGATGAACGAGTACGGGCCCATTTACAGGCTTGCCGCAGGCCCCAGAAATTTCGTCGTCGTCAGCGACCCCGCGATCGCAAAGCACGTCCTCAAGAACTATGGCAGGTACGCGAAGGGCCTCGTGTCAGAGGTGTCGGAGTTCTTGTTCGGCTCCGGGTTCGCCATTGCCGAGGGAGAGGCATGGACG GTTAGGCGCCGGGCTGTAGTGCCATCTCTTCACAGAAAATATTTATCCACGATTGTTGATCAGGTGTTCTGCAAATGTGCTGAAAGATTGGTAGACAAGCTCAAATCAGAAGCTTCAATAGGCTCTGCGGTTAACATGGAGCAAAAATTTTCTCAATTGACCCTCGATGTCATAGGTTTATCATTGTTCAACTACAACTTTGATTCTCTTACTTCAGATAGTCCTGTTATTAATGCTGTTTATACTGCACTAAAAGAAGCGGAGTCTCGCTCAACTGATATTTTGCCTTACTGGAAG ATTGGAATATTATGTAAAATCATTCCACGACAAATTAAGGCAGCAAAAGCCGTTGCAACTATCAGAAAGACAGTTGACGAACTTATTGCAAAGTGTAAGGAGATAGTTGAGGCTGAAGGTGAAAAGATTGATGGTGAAGAGTATGTGAATGAGTCAGACCCAAGCATTCTACGTTTTCTATTGGCAAGTCGAGAAGAG GTTTCTAGTTTGCAACTGAGAGATGACCTACTGTCAATGTTGGTTGCTGGGCATGAGACAACTGGTTCTGTCTTGACATGGACTCTATATTTACTGTGCAAG AATCCGTTCTGTTTGGTCAAAGCACGGGAAGAGGTTGACAAAGTTCTACAGGGAAGACTGCCTAGCTATGAAGACACAAAAGAGTTGAAGTACATAGCTCGCTGTCTGAACGAGTCTATGCGTCTGTATCCACATCCACCT GTTCTACTCCGACGAGCACAAGTACCTGATGAACTTCCAGGCAATTACAAGGTGAATGCTGGACAAGACATAATGATATCGATATATAATATTCACCACTCAGCCAAG GTCTGGGAAAGAGCAGAAGAATTTATACCTGAAAGATTTGACTTGGATGGTCCAATCCCAAATGAAACAAACACCGACTTCAG GTTTATTCCCTTCAGTGGTGGACCACGAAAATGTATTGGGGATCAGTTTGCACTGCTACAAGCAATTGTGGCCCTTGCAGTTTTGCTTCAGCATATGGATTTCAAGCTTGTTCCGAATCAAGAAATTGGCATGACTACTGGAGCTACCATACATACAACAAAT GGAATGTACATGACCGTGGCACAGCGGAGTCCAAAAACCGTGCTTGCTGCATCTGCTAG
- the LOC116253613 gene encoding carotene epsilon-monooxygenase, chloroplastic isoform X14, with product MKMATLAFPPLSASTSPLPTFDSFSGCKSKRNHFNLCSVIVRRRRASTPTYISVKAQADDGNKKQNNMSANGRSASWVSPDWLTSLSRLVKSVGGPDDSGIPLANAKLEDVSDLLGGALFLPLFKWMNEYGPIYRLAAGPRNFVVVSDPAIAKHVLKNYGRYAKGLVSEVSEFLFGSGFAIAEGEAWTVRRRAVVPSLHRKYLSTIVDQVFCKCAERLVDKLKSEASIGSAVNMEQKFSQLTLDVIGLSLFNYNFDSLTSDSPVINAVYTALKEAESRSTDILPYWKIGILCKIIPRQIKAAKAVATIRKTVDELIAKCKEIVEAEGEKIDGEEYVNESDPSILRFLLASREEVSSLQLRDDLLSMLVAGHETTGSVLTWTLYLLCKNPFCLVKAREEVDKVLQGRLPSYEDTKELKYIARCLNESMRLYPHPPVLLRRAQVPDELPGNYKVNAGQDIMISIYNIHHSAKVWERAEEFIPERFDLDGPIPNETNTDFRFIPFSGGPRKCIGDQFALLQAIVALAVLLQHMDFKLVPNQEIGMTTGATIHTTNGMYMTVAQRSPKTVLAASAR from the exons ATGAAAATGGCGACTCTCGCCTTCCCGCCACTCTCTGCGTCGACTTCTCCTCTTCCGACCTTCGACTCCTTCTCAGGATGCAAGTCGAAGAGAAACCACTTCAATCTTTGCAGCGTCATCGTCCGGCGGAGGAGAGCATCTACACCGACCTACATCAGCGTGAAGGCCCAGGCGGACGATGGGAATAAGAAACAGAACAACATGAGCGCGAATGGTCGCAGCGCCTCGTGGGTGAGTCCCGACTGGCTGACGTCTCTCTCCCGCCTCGTTAAGAGCGTGGGCGGCCCCGATGATTCGGGCATTCCGTTGGCCAACGCCAAGCTCGAAGACGTCTCCGACCTCCTCGGCGGCGCACTCTTCCTCCCGCTCTTCAAGTGGATGAACGAGTACGGGCCCATTTACAGGCTTGCCGCAGGCCCCAGAAATTTCGTCGTCGTCAGCGACCCCGCGATCGCAAAGCACGTCCTCAAGAACTATGGCAGGTACGCGAAGGGCCTCGTGTCAGAGGTGTCGGAGTTCTTGTTCGGCTCCGGGTTCGCCATTGCCGAGGGAGAGGCATGGACG GTTAGGCGCCGGGCTGTAGTGCCATCTCTTCACAGAAAATATTTATCCACGATTGTTGATCAGGTGTTCTGCAAATGTGCTGAAAGATTGGTAGACAAGCTCAAATCAGAAGCTTCAATAGGCTCTGCGGTTAACATGGAGCAAAAATTTTCTCAATTGACCCTCGATGTCATAGGTTTATCATTGTTCAACTACAACTTTGATTCTCTTACTTCAGATAGTCCTGTTATTAATGCTGTTTATACTGCACTAAAAGAAGCGGAGTCTCGCTCAACTGATATTTTGCCTTACTGGAAG ATTGGAATATTATGTAAAATCATTCCACGACAAATTAAGGCAGCAAAAGCCGTTGCAACTATCAGAAAGACAGTTGACGAACTTATTGCAAAGTGTAAGGAGATAGTTGAGGCTGAAGGTGAAAAGATTGATGGTGAAGAGTATGTGAATGAGTCAGACCCAAGCATTCTACGTTTTCTATTGGCAAGTCGAGAAGAG GTTTCTAGTTTGCAACTGAGAGATGACCTACTGTCAATGTTGGTTGCTGGGCATGAGACAACTGGTTCTGTCTTGACATGGACTCTATATTTACTGTGCAAG AATCCGTTCTGTTTGGTCAAAGCACGGGAAGAGGTTGACAAAGTTCTACAGGGAAGACTGCCTAGCTATGAAGACACAAAAGAGTTGAAGTACATAGCTCGCTGTCTGAACGAGTCTATGCGTCTGTATCCACATCCACCT GTTCTACTCCGACGAGCACAAGTACCTGATGAACTTCCAGGCAATTACAAGGTGAATGCTGGACAAGACATAATGATATCGATATATAATATTCACCACTCAGCCAAG GTCTGGGAAAGAGCAGAAGAATTTATACCTGAAAGATTTGACTTGGATGGTCCAATCCCAAATGAAACAAACACCGACTTCAG GTTTATTCCCTTCAGTGGTGGACCACGAAAATGTATTGGGGATCAGTTTGCACTGCTACAAGCAATTGTGGCCCTTGCAGTTTTGCTTCAGCATATGGATTTCAAGCTTGTTCCGAATCAAGAAATTGGCATGACTACTGGAGCTACCATACATACAACAAAT
- the LOC116253613 gene encoding carotene epsilon-monooxygenase, chloroplastic isoform X12, whose product MKMATLAFPPLSASTSPLPTFDSFSGCKSKRNHFNLCSVIVRRRRASTPTYISVKAQADDGNKKQNNMSANGRSASWVSPDWLTSLSRLVKSVGGPDDSGIPLANAKLEDVSDLLGGALFLPLFKWMNEYGPIYRLAAGPRNFVVVSDPAIAKHVLKNYGRYAKGLVSEVSEFLFGSGFAIAEGEAWTVRRRAVVPSLHRKYLSTIVDQVFCKCAERLVDKLKSEASIGSAVNMEQKFSQLTLDVIGLSLFNYNFDSLTSDSPVINAVYTALKEAESRSTDILPYWKIGILCKIIPRQIKAAKAVATIRKTVDELIAKCKEIVEAEGEKIDGEEYVNESDPSILRFLLASREEVSSLQLRDDLLSMLVAGHETTGSVLTWTLYLLCKNPFCLVKAREEVDKVLQGRLPSYEDTKELKYIARCLNESMRLYPHPPVLLRRAQVPDELPGNYKVNAGQDIMISIYNIHHSAKVWERAEEFIPERFDLDGPIPNETNTDFRFIPFSGGPRKCIGDQFALLQAIVALAVLLQHMDFKLVPNQEIGMTTGATIHTTNGMYMTVAQRSPKTVLAASASSNYSPF is encoded by the exons ATGAAAATGGCGACTCTCGCCTTCCCGCCACTCTCTGCGTCGACTTCTCCTCTTCCGACCTTCGACTCCTTCTCAGGATGCAAGTCGAAGAGAAACCACTTCAATCTTTGCAGCGTCATCGTCCGGCGGAGGAGAGCATCTACACCGACCTACATCAGCGTGAAGGCCCAGGCGGACGATGGGAATAAGAAACAGAACAACATGAGCGCGAATGGTCGCAGCGCCTCGTGGGTGAGTCCCGACTGGCTGACGTCTCTCTCCCGCCTCGTTAAGAGCGTGGGCGGCCCCGATGATTCGGGCATTCCGTTGGCCAACGCCAAGCTCGAAGACGTCTCCGACCTCCTCGGCGGCGCACTCTTCCTCCCGCTCTTCAAGTGGATGAACGAGTACGGGCCCATTTACAGGCTTGCCGCAGGCCCCAGAAATTTCGTCGTCGTCAGCGACCCCGCGATCGCAAAGCACGTCCTCAAGAACTATGGCAGGTACGCGAAGGGCCTCGTGTCAGAGGTGTCGGAGTTCTTGTTCGGCTCCGGGTTCGCCATTGCCGAGGGAGAGGCATGGACG GTTAGGCGCCGGGCTGTAGTGCCATCTCTTCACAGAAAATATTTATCCACGATTGTTGATCAGGTGTTCTGCAAATGTGCTGAAAGATTGGTAGACAAGCTCAAATCAGAAGCTTCAATAGGCTCTGCGGTTAACATGGAGCAAAAATTTTCTCAATTGACCCTCGATGTCATAGGTTTATCATTGTTCAACTACAACTTTGATTCTCTTACTTCAGATAGTCCTGTTATTAATGCTGTTTATACTGCACTAAAAGAAGCGGAGTCTCGCTCAACTGATATTTTGCCTTACTGGAAG ATTGGAATATTATGTAAAATCATTCCACGACAAATTAAGGCAGCAAAAGCCGTTGCAACTATCAGAAAGACAGTTGACGAACTTATTGCAAAGTGTAAGGAGATAGTTGAGGCTGAAGGTGAAAAGATTGATGGTGAAGAGTATGTGAATGAGTCAGACCCAAGCATTCTACGTTTTCTATTGGCAAGTCGAGAAGAG GTTTCTAGTTTGCAACTGAGAGATGACCTACTGTCAATGTTGGTTGCTGGGCATGAGACAACTGGTTCTGTCTTGACATGGACTCTATATTTACTGTGCAAG AATCCGTTCTGTTTGGTCAAAGCACGGGAAGAGGTTGACAAAGTTCTACAGGGAAGACTGCCTAGCTATGAAGACACAAAAGAGTTGAAGTACATAGCTCGCTGTCTGAACGAGTCTATGCGTCTGTATCCACATCCACCT GTTCTACTCCGACGAGCACAAGTACCTGATGAACTTCCAGGCAATTACAAGGTGAATGCTGGACAAGACATAATGATATCGATATATAATATTCACCACTCAGCCAAG GTCTGGGAAAGAGCAGAAGAATTTATACCTGAAAGATTTGACTTGGATGGTCCAATCCCAAATGAAACAAACACCGACTTCAG GTTTATTCCCTTCAGTGGTGGACCACGAAAATGTATTGGGGATCAGTTTGCACTGCTACAAGCAATTGTGGCCCTTGCAGTTTTGCTTCAGCATATGGATTTCAAGCTTGTTCCGAATCAAGAAATTGGCATGACTACTGGAGCTACCATACATACAACAAAT
- the LOC116253613 gene encoding carotene epsilon-monooxygenase, chloroplastic isoform X13: MKMATLAFPPLSASTSPLPTFDSFSGCKSKRNHFNLCSVIVRRRRASTPTYISVKAQADDGNKKQNNMSANGRSASWVSPDWLTSLSRLVKSVGGPDDSGIPLANAKLEDVSDLLGGALFLPLFKWMNEYGPIYRLAAGPRNFVVVSDPAIAKHVLKNYGRYAKGLVSEVSEFLFGSGFAIAEGEAWTVRRRAVVPSLHRKYLSTIVDQVFCKCAERLVDKLKSEASIGSAVNMEQKFSQLTLDVIGLSLFNYNFDSLTSDSPVINAVYTALKEAESRSTDILPYWKIGILCKIIPRQIKAAKAVATIRKTVDELIAKCKEIVEAEGEKIDGEEYVNESDPSILRFLLASREEVSSLQLRDDLLSMLVAGHETTGSVLTWTLYLLCKNPFCLVKAREEVDKVLQGRLPSYEDTKELKYIARCLNESMRLYPHPPVLLRRAQVPDELPGNYKVNAGQDIMISIYNIHHSAKVWERAEEFIPERFDLDGPIPNETNTDFRFIPFSGGPRKCIGDQFALLQAIVALAVLLQHMDFKLVPNQEIGMTTGATIHTTNGMYMTVAQRSPKTVLAASARS, from the exons ATGAAAATGGCGACTCTCGCCTTCCCGCCACTCTCTGCGTCGACTTCTCCTCTTCCGACCTTCGACTCCTTCTCAGGATGCAAGTCGAAGAGAAACCACTTCAATCTTTGCAGCGTCATCGTCCGGCGGAGGAGAGCATCTACACCGACCTACATCAGCGTGAAGGCCCAGGCGGACGATGGGAATAAGAAACAGAACAACATGAGCGCGAATGGTCGCAGCGCCTCGTGGGTGAGTCCCGACTGGCTGACGTCTCTCTCCCGCCTCGTTAAGAGCGTGGGCGGCCCCGATGATTCGGGCATTCCGTTGGCCAACGCCAAGCTCGAAGACGTCTCCGACCTCCTCGGCGGCGCACTCTTCCTCCCGCTCTTCAAGTGGATGAACGAGTACGGGCCCATTTACAGGCTTGCCGCAGGCCCCAGAAATTTCGTCGTCGTCAGCGACCCCGCGATCGCAAAGCACGTCCTCAAGAACTATGGCAGGTACGCGAAGGGCCTCGTGTCAGAGGTGTCGGAGTTCTTGTTCGGCTCCGGGTTCGCCATTGCCGAGGGAGAGGCATGGACG GTTAGGCGCCGGGCTGTAGTGCCATCTCTTCACAGAAAATATTTATCCACGATTGTTGATCAGGTGTTCTGCAAATGTGCTGAAAGATTGGTAGACAAGCTCAAATCAGAAGCTTCAATAGGCTCTGCGGTTAACATGGAGCAAAAATTTTCTCAATTGACCCTCGATGTCATAGGTTTATCATTGTTCAACTACAACTTTGATTCTCTTACTTCAGATAGTCCTGTTATTAATGCTGTTTATACTGCACTAAAAGAAGCGGAGTCTCGCTCAACTGATATTTTGCCTTACTGGAAG ATTGGAATATTATGTAAAATCATTCCACGACAAATTAAGGCAGCAAAAGCCGTTGCAACTATCAGAAAGACAGTTGACGAACTTATTGCAAAGTGTAAGGAGATAGTTGAGGCTGAAGGTGAAAAGATTGATGGTGAAGAGTATGTGAATGAGTCAGACCCAAGCATTCTACGTTTTCTATTGGCAAGTCGAGAAGAG GTTTCTAGTTTGCAACTGAGAGATGACCTACTGTCAATGTTGGTTGCTGGGCATGAGACAACTGGTTCTGTCTTGACATGGACTCTATATTTACTGTGCAAG AATCCGTTCTGTTTGGTCAAAGCACGGGAAGAGGTTGACAAAGTTCTACAGGGAAGACTGCCTAGCTATGAAGACACAAAAGAGTTGAAGTACATAGCTCGCTGTCTGAACGAGTCTATGCGTCTGTATCCACATCCACCT GTTCTACTCCGACGAGCACAAGTACCTGATGAACTTCCAGGCAATTACAAGGTGAATGCTGGACAAGACATAATGATATCGATATATAATATTCACCACTCAGCCAAG GTCTGGGAAAGAGCAGAAGAATTTATACCTGAAAGATTTGACTTGGATGGTCCAATCCCAAATGAAACAAACACCGACTTCAG GTTTATTCCCTTCAGTGGTGGACCACGAAAATGTATTGGGGATCAGTTTGCACTGCTACAAGCAATTGTGGCCCTTGCAGTTTTGCTTCAGCATATGGATTTCAAGCTTGTTCCGAATCAAGAAATTGGCATGACTACTGGAGCTACCATACATACAACAAAT